A genome region from Arachis duranensis cultivar V14167 chromosome 8, aradu.V14167.gnm2.J7QH, whole genome shotgun sequence includes the following:
- the LOC107461249 gene encoding uncharacterized protein LOC107461249: MRIFVQSIDYNIWKIILNGPDVPTKQNADGEVMAKEDNEWTEEEKKKVELNAKAINLMHFAISFEEFRKVSRCKMAKEIWDKLRLTHEGTKQVRETRIDMLMKEYEMFSMKEDESIDQMFERFSIIINNLDAMERSYSEETLVRKILRSLTKK; the protein is encoded by the coding sequence ATGAGAATCTTTGTGCAGTCAATCGACTACAACATCTggaaaatcatcctcaacggACCAGACGTCCCCACCAAACAGAACGCTGATGGAGAAGTTATGGCTAAAGAAGACAACGAATGGacagaggaagaaaagaagaaggttgAACTCAATGCCAAGGCAATAAATCTGATGCACTTCGCAATCAGTTTTGAAGAGTTCAGAAAAGTGTCAAGGTGTAAAATGGCTAAAGAAATATGGGACAAGCTCAGACTCACTCATGAAGGCACCAAGCAAGTGAGGGAGACCAGAATTGACATGCTGATGAAGGAATATGAAATGTTCAGCATGAAGGAGGATGAGAGCATCGATCAAATGTTCGAAAGGTTCtcaataatcatcaacaatcTGGATGCCATGGAAAGGAGCTACTCTGAAGAAACCTTAGTGAGGAAGATCCTGAGGAGTCTCACAAAAAAATGA
- the LOC127741217 gene encoding transcription factor MYB124-like, whose amino-acid sequence MVEDLSSNEGGQPCWRQMDLYEDSPASSEYSTGSTILPFSAGDIMEHSSHRDIETEMKNIPFRTLPYSKKASANFSFVVENAKPAPRFSFSSSHGQQQNKRI is encoded by the exons ATGGTTGAAGACTTGAGTAGTAATGAGGGAGGCCAGCCATGTTGGAG GCAAATGGATCTGTATGAAGACTCTCCAGCCAGTTCTGAATACAGTACAGGATCAACTATCCTCCCTTTCTCAGCTGGTGACATTATGGAACACTCTTCACACCGGGATATAGAAACTGAAATGAAGAACATACCATTTAGGACATTGCCATATTCTAAAAAGGCTTCAGCTAATTTCTCTTTCGTGGTAGAAAATGCTAAACCTGCACCAAGATTTTCATTCAGTTCATCTCACGGGCAACagcaaaacaagagaatttaa